From a region of the Butyrivibrio sp. AE3004 genome:
- a CDS encoding glycosyltransferase has product MKKIAFHLNSLGQGGAERVVSNLANQFARSGYKVYIATEWFDENEFTLDARIRRIHVGLREGDEKKGRVQKFLLRVKYLEEFLDEFRPDVLVAFAHRANYRALMASKKTNTPTVISVRINPVGNYDAFSDKIQIKWLFPRAAGCVFQTDEQKAFFKPYLQDNSRVILNPINAKYHGVAHPLTPDKAVVHHARLVDFKNQLMLCDAFLKVHERHPDYVLRIYGGGSEDGTKEKLEKKIADNNAEEFIFLMGPCSHIDAEIPKGEVYAYSSDYEGFPNSLLEAMAMGMPVVSTDCPPGGPRTVIRDGENGFLVPVGDADALADRICRLIEDKEMAKRFGIEAAKVYDIANSETVYEQWKEFLEEVIPIR; this is encoded by the coding sequence ATGAAGAAAATTGCATTTCATTTGAACAGCCTTGGACAGGGCGGAGCTGAGAGAGTTGTAAGTAACCTTGCAAATCAGTTTGCCAGGTCGGGGTATAAAGTATATATAGCAACAGAGTGGTTTGATGAAAATGAATTCACACTCGATGCCAGAATAAGAAGAATACATGTGGGGCTTAGAGAGGGCGATGAGAAAAAGGGACGAGTTCAGAAGTTCCTGTTAAGGGTAAAGTACCTCGAAGAATTCCTTGACGAGTTCAGACCCGATGTTCTCGTGGCCTTTGCCCACAGAGCCAATTACAGAGCTCTTATGGCAAGCAAAAAGACAAACACACCTACGGTGATATCCGTTCGCATAAATCCTGTGGGAAATTATGACGCATTTTCCGACAAGATACAGATAAAGTGGCTCTTCCCAAGGGCAGCAGGCTGTGTTTTCCAGACAGATGAGCAAAAAGCTTTCTTTAAGCCTTATTTGCAGGATAATTCAAGGGTAATACTTAACCCCATAAATGCAAAATACCACGGAGTAGCTCATCCTTTGACTCCGGATAAGGCAGTGGTCCATCATGCGAGGCTTGTGGATTTTAAAAACCAGCTGATGCTGTGTGATGCCTTTTTAAAGGTTCATGAGAGACATCCTGATTATGTGCTTAGAATCTACGGTGGCGGCTCAGAGGACGGAACTAAGGAGAAGCTTGAAAAGAAGATAGCGGATAATAATGCGGAGGAATTCATCTTTTTGATGGGCCCCTGCAGTCATATAGATGCGGAAATACCAAAGGGTGAGGTATATGCCTACAGCTCTGATTACGAGGGATTTCCCAACTCTCTGCTTGAAGCAATGGCTATGGGAATGCCTGTTGTTTCTACTGATTGTCCTCCCGGAGGACCAAGAACTGTTATCAGGGACGGCGAAAACGGATTTCTTGTGCCGGTGGGAGATGCAGATGCTCTTGCGGACAGAATCTGCCGTCTGATTGAAGATAAGGAAATGGCAAAACGCTTTGGCATTGAAGCAGCCAAGGTGTATGATATAGCAAACTCCGAGACTGTGTATGAGCAGTGGAAGGAATTCCTTGAGGAGGTCATTCCGATTCGATGA
- a CDS encoding MBOAT family O-acyltransferase, whose amino-acid sequence MQFNSYIFILCFLPLSLIMYFMFHKVGRQKTALFSLLAMSLWFYGYFNPYYLLIICSSIAVNFTLSKAMQKTGENAGDGRKKAILILGIIFNVGLIFYFKYYDFFIQNVNTVFKTDFNLKHIVLPLGISFFTFQQISFVVDAYRGETGDYSFLEYALFVSYFPQLVAGPIVLHSELIPQFRDKKKHSINFDNLSRGIMMFTRGLGKKMLIADMFGKAVDYGYAQAALIPAGEGALTIPEIFIVMTSYAFQLYFDFSGYSDMATGLGAMFNFDIPMNFNSPFKAISIAEFWKRWHLTLTRFLTTYVYIPLGGNRKGKVRTYINTLIVFLVSGIWHGANWTFILWGISHGIVQCINKLTHGAYVKTVEAAGKLPLGFVFKGIIKAVSWFVTFEFLCVSWIMFRGESVTQFVQIIKRFFVVNLDVRSDLIEGFRIPKFKYVLEFLHLPSSDHNVLMTGCVLALLAAFVVCLCCENNYERKYKTNAASLLFTWVILVACIVSMSSISTFLYFNF is encoded by the coding sequence ATGCAATTTAATTCATATATTTTCATACTGTGCTTTTTGCCGCTTTCGCTTATTATGTACTTTATGTTTCATAAAGTTGGAAGGCAGAAGACGGCGCTCTTTTCGCTTCTTGCCATGTCATTATGGTTCTACGGGTACTTTAACCCCTATTACCTTTTGATAATCTGCAGCAGTATTGCGGTCAATTTCACCTTGTCAAAAGCAATGCAAAAGACAGGGGAGAACGCAGGAGATGGCAGGAAAAAAGCAATTTTAATACTTGGAATCATTTTTAACGTTGGACTGATTTTTTACTTTAAGTATTACGATTTTTTCATACAGAATGTTAACACCGTATTTAAGACGGATTTCAATTTAAAGCATATTGTTCTTCCTCTTGGAATAAGCTTTTTTACATTCCAGCAGATTTCCTTTGTGGTTGACGCATACAGAGGAGAAACGGGAGATTACTCATTCCTTGAATATGCGCTGTTTGTATCGTATTTTCCCCAGCTTGTGGCAGGCCCGATCGTACTTCACTCAGAGCTTATTCCTCAGTTTAGAGACAAGAAGAAACACAGCATAAACTTTGATAATTTAAGCCGCGGTATCATGATGTTTACCAGAGGTCTTGGAAAAAAGATGCTTATTGCGGATATGTTCGGAAAAGCTGTGGATTACGGTTATGCTCAGGCTGCGCTTATACCTGCGGGTGAAGGCGCACTGACAATTCCTGAGATTTTCATTGTTATGACATCCTATGCCTTCCAGCTCTATTTTGATTTCAGCGGTTACAGCGATATGGCAACTGGACTGGGTGCGATGTTTAATTTCGATATTCCGATGAATTTCAACTCGCCCTTTAAGGCTATATCAATAGCTGAATTCTGGAAGAGATGGCATCTTACACTGACAAGATTCCTTACGACCTATGTTTATATACCTTTGGGTGGCAACAGAAAAGGCAAGGTAAGGACCTACATAAACACTCTCATCGTATTCCTGGTGAGCGGAATATGGCACGGTGCAAACTGGACTTTTATTTTGTGGGGTATTTCTCACGGAATCGTGCAGTGCATCAACAAGCTGACTCACGGAGCATATGTAAAAACTGTCGAGGCAGCTGGAAAGCTTCCTCTGGGATTTGTTTTCAAAGGCATAATAAAAGCTGTCAGCTGGTTTGTGACCTTTGAGTTTTTGTGTGTGTCATGGATCATGTTCAGAGGCGAGAGCGTGACACAGTTTGTTCAGATAATAAAGAGATTTTTCGTGGTTAATCTGGATGTCAGATCAGACCTTATCGAGGGCTTCAGAATCCCTAAATTCAAGTATGTATTGGAGTTTTTGCACCTTCCAAGCTCTGATCATAATGTGCTTATGACAGGATGTGTACTGGCCCTTCTTGCAGCTTTTGTCGTATGCCTTTGCTGTGAGAATAATTATGAGAGAAAATATAAGACAAATGCGGCATCACTTTTG
- a CDS encoding glycosyltransferase — protein sequence MKRLLLMVPMLHQGGFERVCVATARLMQKYYRVTILIFSDKDINYDVTGLDVVNINVPATRKFGKAGKVINVLRRVRKVSSYKKSHNIDISYSFGSSANYVNVLSQYGNRAKVLTGLRCSTDMENKKEVRLFCKKADQVLSCSKEIMRELLRDYNYEKSSYIYNPLDVAMIREKAKEKKNFLAAEDIFGGGKVADNLSDDAFTMISVGRQDYIKGFWHLIKAFSIVARQYPKARLMIVGTGDFSGLKKLADDLGVGKKVFFPGLQKNPFPFVDSADLYVLSSNHEGFPNAILEAMALGKPCVAADCKTGPREILLNEKEYKELIAKRPDGSSTGKIIEGEFGIIVPDMDARTDLNASNITEGDKLLAEGILRMISDEEKMKSYGTKAYERALSYDPKKYAEDLHRILDKV from the coding sequence ATGAAGCGTCTTTTACTAATGGTACCTATGCTGCATCAGGGCGGGTTCGAGAGAGTCTGTGTTGCTACGGCAAGGTTAATGCAAAAATATTATAGGGTAACAATCCTGATCTTTTCAGATAAGGATATTAACTACGATGTCACAGGACTTGATGTTGTGAATATCAATGTGCCTGCAACCAGGAAATTCGGAAAAGCAGGTAAGGTGATAAATGTTCTTAGAAGAGTAAGGAAGGTCAGTAGTTATAAGAAAAGCCATAACATAGACATTTCCTACAGCTTTGGCTCAAGCGCAAACTATGTAAATGTTCTGTCGCAATATGGCAACAGGGCAAAGGTTCTGACGGGACTTAGATGCTCAACGGATATGGAGAATAAGAAAGAGGTCAGACTTTTTTGTAAGAAAGCGGATCAGGTGCTCTCCTGCTCGAAGGAAATCATGAGAGAGCTTCTTCGCGATTACAATTATGAAAAGAGCAGTTATATTTACAATCCTCTTGATGTTGCCATGATTCGTGAAAAAGCAAAGGAAAAGAAAAACTTTTTGGCTGCAGAGGATATCTTTGGTGGCGGAAAGGTTGCTGATAATTTAAGTGACGACGCGTTTACCATGATTTCGGTTGGCAGACAGGATTATATAAAGGGATTCTGGCATCTGATAAAAGCCTTTTCAATAGTTGCAAGGCAGTATCCTAAGGCCAGACTTATGATTGTCGGGACGGGTGATTTTAGCGGGCTTAAAAAGCTTGCTGATGACCTTGGAGTCGGGAAAAAGGTATTTTTCCCCGGACTACAGAAGAATCCTTTCCCGTTTGTTGATTCGGCAGACCTGTATGTTTTAAGCTCAAACCATGAAGGATTTCCGAATGCGATCCTTGAGGCTATGGCTCTGGGGAAACCCTGTGTGGCAGCAGACTGCAAGACGGGGCCCAGGGAAATTCTTCTAAATGAGAAGGAATATAAGGAGCTGATTGCAAAGAGACCTGACGGCTCATCCACCGGTAAGATAATAGAGGGAGAGTTTGGAATCATTGTTCCCGATATGGATGCACGCACGGATCTTAATGCCTCAAATATCACTGAAGGTGATAAGCTTCTTGCGGAGGGAATTTTAAGGATGATCTCTGATGAAGAAAAAATGAAGAGCTATGGCACAAAGGCCTATGAGAGAGCTTTGTCCTATGACCCCAAGAAATATGCGGAGGACCTGCACAGAATTCTTGATAAGGTTTGA
- a CDS encoding glycosyltransferase: MAKPIRILHVFGTLGLGGAESRIMDLYRHIDRERVQFDFLVHANPEATGKKCPTSDELMAVREPDYFDATVKKLGGNIYAIPRFHGTNARDYRNAIRMFFMQHRGEWKMVQGHMTSTASIYLPIAKTCGIGTTIAHARSAGVDPGIKGVVTRIIRSPLAKTETCDLRFACTENAARSVFGDTMTDEGQVRIIPNAIDLRRFTYNPEIRNRIRQELGLSNAIVIGHVGRFHYAKNHEYLLKVFAEFLRILNHDDSNSFNMLHGMRIRLLMLGEGSLMDTMKQLAVDLHIEKHVIFCGNKSNANEYYQAMDYFLFPSRYEGLPGTVVEAQSAGLQCLISDSITPEVDITPLVSRMSIEEFPAVWARKILNDLMLRDYEESTAEDEELLPIGDREASSERINEMIKDAGFDVRTQAQIMQQFYLTGKFE; this comes from the coding sequence ATGGCTAAACCGATTAGAATATTGCATGTTTTTGGAACACTTGGACTTGGAGGAGCTGAGAGCCGCATCATGGATCTGTACAGACATATTGACAGAGAACGTGTGCAGTTCGATTTTTTGGTGCATGCAAATCCGGAGGCTACAGGTAAAAAATGCCCTACATCCGATGAACTTATGGCGGTCAGGGAACCGGATTATTTTGATGCTACCGTAAAAAAACTTGGCGGAAATATTTATGCTATACCGAGATTTCACGGAACAAATGCCAGGGATTACAGAAATGCCATCCGCATGTTTTTTATGCAGCACAGAGGCGAGTGGAAGATGGTGCAGGGACATATGACAAGTACCGCTTCAATTTATCTTCCTATAGCCAAGACCTGCGGAATAGGAACGACTATTGCTCACGCAAGGAGCGCCGGAGTTGATCCCGGAATTAAGGGTGTTGTGACCAGAATAATCAGAAGTCCTTTGGCAAAGACAGAGACCTGCGATCTTAGGTTTGCATGTACTGAGAATGCTGCAAGATCTGTTTTCGGAGATACGATGACAGATGAAGGACAGGTCAGAATAATTCCCAATGCCATAGATCTTAGAAGATTTACATACAATCCGGAGATCAGAAACAGAATAAGGCAGGAGCTTGGATTATCAAACGCAATTGTCATAGGGCATGTGGGAAGATTTCATTATGCTAAAAATCATGAATATCTGCTTAAGGTTTTTGCGGAGTTTTTAAGAATTCTGAATCATGATGACTCAAATTCCTTCAATATGCTTCACGGGATGAGAATACGTCTTCTTATGCTGGGAGAGGGATCTCTTATGGATACGATGAAGCAGCTTGCGGTTGATCTTCATATTGAGAAGCACGTTATCTTTTGCGGCAATAAATCCAATGCAAATGAGTATTATCAGGCTATGGATTATTTCCTGTTTCCGTCAAGGTATGAAGGGCTTCCGGGAACTGTGGTTGAAGCGCAGTCTGCGGGACTTCAGTGCCTTATTTCAGACAGTATAACGCCGGAGGTTGATATCACACCTCTTGTCAGCAGGATGAGTATAGAGGAATTTCCTGCGGTATGGGCGAGAAAAATCCTCAATGATCTGATGCTCCGTGATTATGAAGAGAGCACTGCAGAGGATGAGGAGCTTCTTCCTATCGGTGACAGAGAGGCTTCCTCTGAGCGCATCAATGAGATGATAAAGGATGCAGGTTTTGATGTGCGTACTCAGGCACAGATTATGCAACAGTTTTATCTTACAGGGAAATTTGAATGA
- the asnB gene encoding asparagine synthase (glutamine-hydrolyzing), whose protein sequence is MCGICGYISRNRITEDELTAMNDTMIHRGPDDNGVELYPGKDGYVIGFAQRRLSILDLSPLGHQPMSTEDGRISVVFNGEIYNFLELKEELKGYPFKSTCDTEVILAGYLKWGAKFADHIHGMFAIALYDRETQDVYLVRDRIGKKPLYYWLDNVNLVFGSELKPIMKCPGFKPEIRKAIIPRYLYQQYINAPESIFENVYQVEPGQMIIFNNGNTTKYKYWDIKTAYKKNAANQVESYEEAKSGLKKRLQKSVADRMIADVPLGAFLSGGYDSSLITALAQENSKEPVKTFSIGFNVPEYNEAEFARKVADHLGTDHTELYIDESEMLDLVESIPAYYDEPFADESEIPTMLVCKLARQKVTVALSGDGGDEFFCGYNIYENVAQAQKLDIPGAIVNGVGQFHFGSEKLLKKMPFRVQVVADNRNPETKTQFSSPSYILSAHAFITGKEEMDERISIDRYLNGDFGKSGLYPCKYPIESSYGVSDWQIRRMLLDMDTYLPGDILVKMDRASMKYSLECRCPIMDTEVMEYSFSIPHKYKFMNGDKKHILKDIAYDYIPRELLDRPKKGFGVPMDAWLRGPLRDKLIDYSDVNFLKRQEVFNAEYTSHFIRNYLEKGDGGPATGANFSKLSWSFFNFQQWYEKYMK, encoded by the coding sequence ATGTGCGGAATTTGCGGATATATATCCAGAAACAGAATAACTGAGGATGAGCTTACAGCCATGAATGACACCATGATTCACAGGGGGCCTGATGATAATGGTGTTGAGCTTTATCCCGGTAAAGACGGATACGTGATAGGATTTGCACAGAGACGACTTTCAATCCTGGATCTTTCGCCCCTTGGGCATCAGCCCATGTCTACGGAAGATGGCAGGATTTCTGTCGTTTTTAACGGAGAGATATATAACTTTCTTGAACTTAAAGAAGAACTGAAAGGTTATCCCTTTAAATCTACCTGTGATACAGAGGTTATTCTTGCGGGATATCTTAAGTGGGGCGCCAAATTTGCAGACCACATTCACGGTATGTTTGCAATAGCCCTTTATGACAGAGAAACACAGGATGTTTATCTTGTTCGTGACAGAATAGGAAAAAAGCCGCTTTATTACTGGCTCGATAACGTCAATCTGGTGTTTGGATCTGAACTTAAACCAATAATGAAGTGTCCCGGCTTTAAGCCCGAAATCAGAAAGGCTATCATTCCGAGATATCTTTATCAGCAGTATATAAATGCTCCGGAGAGTATTTTTGAGAATGTATATCAGGTTGAACCGGGGCAAATGATTATTTTCAACAACGGAAATACCACAAAGTATAAGTACTGGGACATAAAGACCGCTTATAAGAAAAATGCCGCAAATCAGGTGGAGTCTTACGAGGAAGCAAAGTCCGGTCTTAAAAAGCGTCTTCAGAAATCCGTTGCAGACAGGATGATAGCGGATGTGCCTCTTGGTGCATTTTTATCCGGAGGCTATGATTCATCACTTATAACCGCTCTTGCACAGGAAAACAGCAAGGAACCGGTAAAGACCTTCAGCATCGGATTTAACGTTCCGGAGTATAATGAGGCGGAGTTTGCAAGGAAAGTAGCAGACCATCTGGGAACCGATCACACAGAGCTTTATATTGATGAATCGGAAATGCTTGATCTTGTTGAGAGCATTCCTGCTTATTATGATGAGCCTTTTGCGGATGAGTCAGAGATACCCACAATGCTTGTCTGCAAGCTTGCAAGGCAGAAGGTTACGGTTGCTCTGTCGGGAGACGGCGGAGATGAGTTTTTCTGCGGATATAATATTTATGAGAATGTAGCTCAGGCACAAAAACTTGATATCCCCGGGGCTATAGTAAACGGAGTGGGACAGTTTCACTTTGGAAGTGAAAAACTTCTTAAGAAGATGCCCTTCAGAGTTCAGGTGGTTGCTGATAACAGGAATCCTGAGACGAAAACCCAGTTTTCATCACCCAGCTATATTTTGTCTGCTCATGCGTTTATCACAGGCAAAGAGGAGATGGATGAGAGAATTTCAATAGACCGTTATTTGAATGGCGATTTTGGCAAAAGCGGACTTTACCCATGCAAATATCCGATTGAATCCTCTTACGGAGTTTCTGACTGGCAGATAAGGCGAATGCTTCTTGATATGGACACTTATCTTCCGGGGGATATTCTTGTTAAAATGGACAGGGCATCCATGAAGTATTCGCTTGAGTGCAGATGTCCTATCATGGATACAGAGGTTATGGAGTACAGCTTCTCCATACCGCATAAATACAAATTTATGAACGGCGATAAGAAGCATATCCTTAAGGATATTGCATATGATTACATACCAAGAGAGCTGCTTGACAGACCGAAGAAGGGCTTCGGTGTTCCCATGGACGCATGGCTTAGGGGGCCTCTTCGTGACAAACTGATTGACTACAGTGATGTGAACTTCCTTAAGAGACAGGAAGTTTTCAATGCGGAGTATACCTCACACTTTATAAGGAACTATCTTGAAAAGGGTGATGGAGGTCCCGCAACAGGAGCGAATTTCTCAAAACTGTCCTGGAGTTTCTTCAATTTCCAGCAATGGTATGAGAAATACATGAAGTAA
- a CDS encoding glycosyltransferase, translating into MTDKASLKKKHIAMYIGSLNKGGAERVMCNLAEYFFSIGYKVTLVTTYLSDDEYQLPDATWKVVKGPEGKDVTKVLNPDEQERFVNLKAGKAVGINRVFSALMPYEKGNRFQNFGRRIDKLTGIWERIKPDLILSFLGKNNVMAIQSASGLDIPVVVSVRATPSEEYPTFGLKTSMKILFRKAAGVVVQTNGAMDFFNDAIREKCRVLPNAVNEEFIDHEVVPFGERKKVIVSVGRLDENKNQKILINAFSGVIKKHPEYRLMIYGEGPTKKALVKLCGSLDMLDETGQGADGKVTFMGSVDKIADRISDAEIFVLTSRTEGMPNALIEAMSLGLACISTDCPCGGPNDLITNDENGILIPMDSDVTMATSIAHALERLIDDPGFARKLGGSALDVREKYNPDHVNEMWRQFFEELI; encoded by the coding sequence ATGACTGACAAAGCGAGTCTTAAGAAAAAACATATAGCAATGTACATAGGCTCCCTTAATAAAGGCGGAGCTGAGCGTGTTATGTGTAACCTTGCTGAGTATTTTTTCAGCATAGGATATAAAGTCACGCTTGTTACGACCTATCTGTCGGATGATGAGTATCAGCTGCCGGACGCTACCTGGAAGGTGGTTAAAGGGCCTGAGGGCAAGGATGTTACTAAGGTGCTTAATCCCGATGAGCAGGAGCGCTTTGTAAACTTAAAAGCCGGAAAAGCAGTAGGAATAAACCGTGTTTTTTCAGCACTAATGCCATATGAAAAGGGTAACAGATTCCAGAATTTCGGAAGAAGAATAGATAAGCTCACAGGAATATGGGAGAGGATAAAGCCAGACCTTATTCTTTCATTCCTTGGAAAAAACAATGTGATGGCAATTCAGTCAGCATCAGGGCTTGATATACCTGTTGTGGTTTCCGTAAGGGCAACCCCCTCTGAGGAATATCCGACCTTTGGTCTTAAGACATCGATGAAGATTCTGTTTAGAAAGGCAGCAGGTGTTGTGGTCCAGACAAACGGTGCGATGGACTTTTTTAACGATGCAATAAGAGAAAAATGCCGGGTTTTGCCAAATGCGGTAAACGAAGAATTTATAGATCATGAGGTTGTGCCCTTTGGAGAGAGAAAAAAGGTAATAGTTTCTGTTGGAAGACTTGATGAGAACAAGAATCAGAAGATTCTTATAAATGCCTTTTCAGGTGTGATAAAAAAGCATCCGGAATACAGACTTATGATTTATGGAGAGGGACCTACAAAAAAGGCGCTGGTGAAGCTCTGCGGAAGTCTGGATATGCTTGATGAAACAGGACAAGGTGCCGATGGTAAGGTTACTTTCATGGGGAGTGTCGATAAGATAGCGGATAGGATAAGTGATGCCGAGATTTTTGTATTGACCTCCAGAACAGAGGGGATGCCAAATGCCCTTATTGAGGCTATGTCACTGGGACTTGCCTGCATTTCCACGGATTGCCCCTGTGGTGGTCCAAATGACCTTATAACCAATGATGAGAACGGAATTCTTATACCGATGGATTCAGATGTTACTATGGCTACAAGTATTGCCCATGCCCTTGAGAGGCTGATTGATGATCCCGGCTTTGCGAGAAAGCTTGGAGGATCAGCGCTTGATGTCAGGGAGAAATATAATCCCGACCATGTCAACGAGATGTGGCGCCAATTTTTTGAAGAACTGATTTAG